The following coding sequences are from one Gossypium hirsutum isolate 1008001.06 chromosome A12, Gossypium_hirsutum_v2.1, whole genome shotgun sequence window:
- the LOC107931059 gene encoding uncharacterized protein: MALLSFSRSFTLLSSPFHFFSSRSIRRRRSFVCSLSTATDVRSRSAVLWFKHDLRLDDHPALSAAETHRFVLPLYVFDRRILSRYSDDMLELLLFALEDLRNSLKEQGSNLMIQYGCAENVIKELVKEVKATDVFIEEEVEYEMRQLIGVVKKTLETSSSLDWNLDIVMWRTPFYDVKNLKELPASYNDFKKQKLLPTSPLLPATLPVVETELDWGPLPTFSDLKEFIKEKLGKPEESWNLMKEMPAEVLLKENLSKSSETIPKSLNDKSIEQRRRDKSVFVTRKGDIVGGGTNTLLNALAAYLRYLEGTARDDWQEVHERLRNAETREGASFTSLFGPALCLGIISRRRVHYEAIKYEKERNAGFLSPFGYSAASVAAAADAVCSMEWFWLLALKSQVSNEGLYSIRIWRWRGHLIQYTVVGLEGPAILLVHGFGAFLEHYRDNINAIAEHGNHVWGITLLGFGQSEKPNIVYTELLWAEMLRDFIIEVVGEPVHLVGNSIGGYFVSIVASLWPSLVKSVILMNTAGNVIPEFSSHRFTSERQTSAAARLGAQLLLFYLRLNIRNTLKNFYPTKTNRADDWLINEMLRASYDPGVTVVLESIFSFDLSIPLNYLLEGYEEKVLILQGMKDPLLDSKAKLAILKEHCTGLAIRELDAGHCPHDEQPQKVNSIVCEWVVAVERKLTANSYS, translated from the exons ATGGCTCTCCTTTCTTTCTCTCGCTCTTTCACACTCCTTTCCTCGCCATTTCACTTCTTTTCTTCTCGTTCAATCCGCCGTCGCCGTTCCTTCGTTTGCTCGCTTTCTACTGCTACGGATGTACGCTCTCGTTCCGCCGTTCTCTGGTTCAAACACGACCTCCGCCTCGACGATCACCCCGCTCTCTCTGCCGCTGAAACGCACCGTTTTGTTCTCCCTCTCTATGTCTTCGATCGCCGCATTCTCTCTC GTTATTCTGATGATATGCTCGAGCTACTTCTCTTCGCATTGGAAGATTTGAGAAACTCTTTGAAGGAACAAGGCTCCAATTTGATGATTCAATACGGCTGCGCTGAAAATGTCATTAAAGAGCTTGTAAAAGAG GTGAAAGCTACGGATGTTTTTATCGAAGAAGAGGTAGAGTATGAAATGCGTCAGCTGATTGGAGTTGTCAAGAAGACATTGGAAACGTCTTCGTCTTTAGATTGGAATCTGGACATTGTCATGTGGAGAACTCCATTCTATGATGTTAAG AATCTGAAGGAGCTGCCTGCATCATATAATGACTTTAAAAAACAGAAGTTACTACCCACTTCGCCTCTTCTTCCTGCAACATTACCTGTTGTAGAGACGGAGTTAGACTGGG GTCCTCTTCCTACTTTTAGCGATCTTAAGGAATTTATCAAAGAGAAACTAGGAAAACCGGAAGAGAGTTGGAATTTGATGAAAGAGATGCCAGCTGAAGTCTTATTGAAGGAGAATTTGTCAAAATCATCTGAAACCATACCAAAAAGTTTGAATGACAAAAGCATTGAGCAAAGGAGACGTGATAAGTCTGTTTTTGTTACACGGAAAGGTGATATTGTGGGTGGTGGAACAAACACTCTGCTGAATGCACTGGCTGCATATCTGAGATACTTGGAAGGAACAGCACGAGATGACTGGCAaga AGTACATGAAAGGTTACGCAATGCTGAAACCCGTGAAGGGGCCTCTTTTACTTCCCTTTTCGGTCCTGCTCTTTGTCTTGGCATCATATCTAGAAGGAGAGTGCATTATGAAGCTATCAAATATGAGAAAGAGCGAAATGCTGGATTCTTATCTCCATTTGGATATTCTGCAGCCAGTGTTGCTGCAGCCGCTGATGCTGTGTGCTCCATGGAG TGGTTTTGGCTTTTGGCTCTAAAAAGTCAAGTAAGTAATGAAGGACTGTACTCTATACGGATTTGGAGGTGGCGTGGACATCTAATTCAG TATACAGTAGTTGGGCTTGAAGGTCCTGCTATTCTACTTGTGCATGGTTTTGGAGCCTTTTTGGAGCACTACCGTGACAATATAAATGCCATAGCTGAACATGGGAACCATGTTTGGGGCATCACACTGTTGGGATTTGGCCAATCAGAAAAGCCAAACATAGTGTATACTGAACTCCTATGGGCTGAAATGCTGAGAGATTTTATCATTGAAGTTGTGGGTGAGCCTGTGCATCTAGTGGGAAACTCAATTGGTG GTTATTTTGTCTCTATTGTTGCTAGCCTCTGGCCTTCTTTGGTCAAGTCTGTCATCCTTATGAACACTGCTGGCAATGTCATTCCCGAATTTTCTTCCCACCGGTTTACCAGT GAGAGGCAAACCTCAGCTGCTGCAAGGCTGGGTGCTCAACTCCTTTTATTCTATTTGAGATTGAATATCAGGAACACACTTAAAAATTTCTATCCCACT AAAACCAACCGAGCTGATGATTGGCTTATTAATGAAATGCTGAGGGCA TCCTATGATCCTGGTGTGACAGTGGTGCTGGAAAGTATTTTCAGCTTTGACCTCTCAATCCCTTTGAATTATCTCTTGGAAGGATACGAGGAAAAGGTTCTAATTCTGCAG GGAATGAAAGATCCACTCTTAGACTCAAAGGCCAAACTAGCCATACTCAAAGAACATTGTACCGGTCTTGCAATAAGGGAATTGGACGCTG GTCATTGTCCCCATGATGAGCAGCCACAAAAGGTGAATAGCATCGTCTGTGAATGGGTAGTAGCTGTTGAAAGAAAACTAACTGCAAACTCTTACTCGTAA